The Nocardia terpenica genome has a segment encoding these proteins:
- a CDS encoding helix-turn-helix domain-containing protein codes for MSASVGALIKQLRLAKGWSQGKLASELSKVSGFNMTREYISRHWESGRTEPSPFWLRHLATVLDCPRSVLEADVNRREFLSHLAATSIAPVVASDLLSQGFSSRLHSARPSVEGWEGKLAQYGTDYMSQGAADIQRRLAADLVVLQQQLDSPRMWAVAARLMTLFAKTYPGSDGNKAISWYRMAAEAADRSDDTDIRVWVRGRAAIALGYEGASLPVAREFADQALAVSDRHSLGRLNALWGNAHAAALQGDTVTARTLIDSGRREFDRSYSEEQTSDYAVPWWRVNVFLSLLAARLGDERLAIRAQTDARRELPAELPRFGTHLDMHEGLMLVRAGDRARGVTAARAALDALPPEKHSLTLRMLMTEIEGPAKI; via the coding sequence ATGTCGGCGTCCGTAGGGGCATTGATCAAACAGCTTCGCCTTGCGAAGGGTTGGAGCCAAGGCAAGCTCGCCAGCGAGTTGTCGAAGGTCTCGGGTTTCAACATGACCCGTGAGTACATCTCGCGGCATTGGGAGTCGGGCAGGACCGAGCCGTCGCCGTTCTGGCTGCGCCACCTGGCGACGGTGTTGGATTGTCCGCGGAGTGTTTTGGAGGCGGACGTGAACCGTCGGGAGTTTCTATCGCATCTCGCTGCTACCTCGATTGCTCCTGTGGTGGCGTCCGACCTGCTGTCGCAAGGGTTTTCGTCGCGTCTGCATTCGGCACGACCGAGTGTCGAGGGGTGGGAAGGCAAGCTCGCGCAATACGGTACTGACTATATGAGCCAGGGGGCGGCCGATATCCAACGCCGGTTGGCTGCCGATCTCGTGGTGTTGCAGCAGCAGCTCGACTCGCCGCGCATGTGGGCGGTCGCGGCCCGGCTGATGACGCTGTTCGCCAAGACCTATCCGGGTTCCGATGGGAACAAGGCGATTTCGTGGTATCGCATGGCGGCCGAGGCTGCCGACCGCTCCGACGATACCGATATCCGGGTGTGGGTTCGTGGCCGGGCCGCCATCGCGCTCGGGTATGAGGGTGCATCGCTGCCCGTCGCCCGCGAGTTCGCTGATCAAGCCCTGGCCGTATCGGACCGGCACAGCCTCGGACGGTTGAATGCCCTCTGGGGTAATGCGCATGCCGCCGCCTTGCAGGGCGACACCGTGACGGCGCGCACCTTGATCGACTCCGGTCGCCGCGAGTTCGACCGGTCCTACTCGGAGGAACAGACATCCGACTATGCGGTCCCGTGGTGGCGAGTCAATGTGTTTCTGTCCCTCCTCGCGGCACGGCTGGGCGATGAACGGCTCGCGATCCGGGCGCAGACCGACGCGAGGCGCGAGCTGCCCGCCGAGCTGCCACGGTTCGGGACCCACTTGGACATGCACGAGGGTCTGATGCTCGTTCGCGCCGGAGACAGAGCCCGAGGCGTAACCGCCGCACGCGCGGCCCTCGACGCGCTCCCGCCGGAAAAACATTCACTGACGTTGCGGATGCTGATGACCGAGATCGAGGGACCGGCCAAGATCTAG
- a CDS encoding zinc-binding alcohol dehydrogenase family protein: MSAWTVARPGPIDGEPMVRVHVRIPEPGTGELLVRVLACGVCRTDLHVAEGDLPVHRPGVVPGHEVVGEVVALGPGAGAEFSPGDRVGIAWLRYTCGRCRYCLRGAENLCPNSRYTGWDADGGYAEFATVPADYAHPVPDGYSDAELAPLLCAGIIGYRALERAALPRGGRLGIYGFGGSAHLAAQVALARGAEVHVMTRDPQAQRLALELGAASAQGAADPPPVELDAAILFAPVGDLVLPALAALDRGGVLSIAGIHLSDIPALNYQRHLFQEREIRSVTANTRADAREFLAFAAEHRLEVTVHPYPLHAADHALSDLAHGKFAGAAVLIPNAA, translated from the coding sequence ATGTCGGCGTGGACGGTGGCCCGACCAGGCCCGATCGACGGTGAGCCGATGGTCCGGGTGCATGTCCGTATTCCGGAACCGGGCACGGGGGAACTGCTGGTGCGCGTGCTCGCCTGCGGCGTGTGCCGCACGGATCTGCATGTGGCGGAGGGAGATCTGCCGGTGCACCGCCCGGGCGTCGTCCCCGGGCACGAGGTGGTCGGGGAGGTGGTGGCGCTCGGCCCCGGCGCGGGCGCGGAGTTCTCGCCCGGCGATCGGGTCGGCATCGCCTGGCTGCGCTACACCTGCGGCCGGTGCCGGTACTGCCTGCGCGGCGCGGAGAACCTCTGCCCGAACTCCCGCTACACCGGCTGGGACGCCGACGGCGGTTATGCCGAATTCGCCACCGTCCCGGCCGATTACGCCCATCCGGTGCCGGACGGCTACTCCGATGCCGAACTCGCGCCGCTGCTGTGCGCGGGCATCATCGGTTACCGCGCACTCGAGCGGGCGGCGCTGCCGAGGGGCGGGCGGCTGGGCATCTACGGTTTCGGCGGCAGCGCCCACCTGGCCGCCCAGGTGGCCCTCGCGCGCGGCGCGGAGGTGCACGTGATGACGCGCGATCCGCAGGCGCAGCGGCTGGCACTGGAACTCGGCGCGGCCTCGGCCCAGGGCGCGGCCGACCCACCGCCGGTCGAACTGGACGCCGCCATCCTGTTCGCTCCCGTCGGTGACCTGGTGCTGCCCGCCTTGGCGGCGCTCGACCGCGGCGGCGTGCTGTCCATTGCGGGCATCCACCTCAGCGATATCCCGGCCCTGAACTACCAGCGACATCTGTTCCAGGAGCGGGAGATTCGCTCGGTCACCGCCAATACCCGTGCCGATGCCCGCGAATTCCTGGCGTTCGCCGCCGAGCACCGGCTCGAGGTGACCGTGCACCCGTATCCGCTGCACGCCGCGGACCACGCGCTGTCGGATTTGGCACACGGAAAGTTTGCGGGTGCCGCCGTTCTGATCCCCAACGCTGCCTGA
- a CDS encoding expansin EXLX1 family cellulose-binding protein produces the protein MHRVTQQQHIRAARPWLAAALLGAAVVTAVLWAMRPHAAACRTASTAVRSAPASAPALASPTTVPNPLAPNQIPGGEQRDAPEAAQARYYAFAPTVSCSFPNLPLDGYYVGVPTGEFAGGAECGSFVDLEGPLGAVRAEIVDRCPGCGPHQYDLSTAAYNRIADPRAGVAEIRLIRIHNPDPAPELTFRVQNGSSASWIGLLFADTGNALSRVEIRPDSGGPGHTLSRGPDNYWRISGAGPGPFTALLTDTDGHQAEVPGITVTPGQIQHTDIQLYRPPPPIQPTTAPPPVTTVPPAVSTAPCA, from the coding sequence ATGCATCGAGTAACACAGCAGCAACACATCCGCGCCGCGCGCCCGTGGCTGGCGGCGGCGCTACTGGGCGCCGCCGTGGTGACCGCGGTGCTCTGGGCGATGCGCCCGCACGCCGCCGCGTGCCGGACCGCCTCGACCGCCGTGCGCTCGGCCCCCGCCTCGGCCCCGGCGCTCGCGAGCCCGACCACCGTCCCGAACCCGCTGGCGCCGAACCAGATTCCGGGCGGCGAACAGCGCGACGCCCCCGAGGCGGCGCAGGCCCGCTACTACGCCTTCGCCCCGACCGTGTCGTGCTCGTTCCCGAATCTGCCCCTGGACGGCTATTACGTCGGCGTGCCCACCGGTGAGTTCGCGGGCGGCGCCGAGTGCGGCAGTTTCGTGGATCTGGAGGGCCCGCTCGGCGCGGTGCGCGCCGAGATCGTCGACCGCTGCCCCGGCTGCGGCCCGCATCAGTACGACCTGAGCACCGCCGCCTACAACCGGATCGCCGACCCCCGTGCGGGCGTCGCCGAGATCCGGCTGATTCGCATCCACAATCCGGACCCCGCGCCGGAGCTGACCTTCCGCGTCCAGAACGGCTCCTCCGCGAGCTGGATCGGCCTGCTGTTCGCCGACACCGGAAACGCATTGAGCCGGGTGGAGATTCGCCCCGACAGCGGCGGCCCCGGCCACACCCTCTCCCGCGGCCCCGACAACTACTGGCGCATCTCCGGCGCGGGCCCCGGCCCCTTCACCGCCCTGCTCACCGACACCGACGGCCACCAGGCGGAGGTCCCCGGCATCACCGTCACCCCGGGACAGATACAGCACACCGACATCCAGCTGTACCGCCCACCACCACCGATCCAGCCCACCACCGCCCCACCCCCGGTCACCACTGTCCCGCCCGCAGTGTCGACCGCCCCCTGCGCCTGA
- a CDS encoding SDR family oxidoreductase produces the protein MVAYIVTGGTGFLGRRVVEGLLARDRDAVVHVLVREASAAKLAELAARWGAEDRVFPLIGDLAAENLGLHDDPPHAEHVVHLGAVYDMTADEETAYAANVGGTRAVIGLAVDLGAMLHHVSSVAVAGDHKGQFFEDDFDLGQNLTSPYHRTKFAAEKLVREAKDLRWRVYRPAIIVGDSRTGEMDKIDGPYYFFPAIARLAALPAELPLPLPDLGATNIVPVDYVAAAMVELIGRPGLDKRTFHLVNPRPQPFSDIYGALARAAGAPAGLGPVPGSHGALHALGRLPGVPVVRDFLLQQLGIPAEVAPHVAFESEFVSDSTRAQLRGSDITVPPFHAYAETLWRYWRAHLDPDRARRDESGDRLRGRIVLITGASSGIGLATAHAVARRGATVLMVARNVEELEAAAAAVRAEGGAAQAYSCDITDEKAVEVLVKQVLADHRHVDYVVNNAGRSIRRSVLNSTDRMHDFERTMAVNYFGAVRMILALLPSMRERRFGHFVNISSIAVQTKVPRFAAYVASKSALDTFSEIAAVENADAGITFTSVRMPLVRTPMIAPTDLYRSIPVHTPAQAADIVLRALEERPTRIDTPIGTFAQFVDTLMPSVKKSILAQGFHMFGESPAAQTTEPKPTPTSDDRATPEPTKNRSPLLALAPVVQPLMGLPTPAARIANRIPGLHW, from the coding sequence ATGGTCGCGTACATCGTGACGGGTGGTACCGGTTTTCTGGGCCGGCGTGTGGTCGAGGGGCTCTTGGCCCGCGACCGGGATGCGGTGGTGCACGTGCTGGTGCGCGAGGCGTCGGCGGCCAAGCTGGCCGAGCTCGCCGCGCGCTGGGGCGCCGAGGACCGGGTGTTCCCGCTGATCGGCGATCTGGCCGCGGAAAACCTTGGGCTGCACGACGATCCGCCGCACGCCGAGCACGTCGTGCACCTGGGCGCGGTCTACGACATGACCGCCGACGAGGAAACGGCCTACGCCGCCAATGTCGGCGGCACCCGCGCGGTGATCGGCCTGGCCGTCGACCTGGGCGCCATGCTGCACCACGTCTCGTCGGTGGCCGTCGCGGGCGACCACAAAGGACAGTTCTTCGAGGACGATTTCGACCTCGGCCAGAATCTCACCTCGCCGTACCATCGCACCAAGTTCGCCGCGGAGAAGCTGGTGCGCGAGGCGAAGGACCTGCGCTGGCGGGTGTATCGGCCCGCGATCATCGTCGGCGATTCCCGCACCGGCGAGATGGACAAGATCGACGGGCCGTACTACTTCTTCCCCGCGATCGCGCGCCTGGCGGCGCTGCCCGCGGAACTGCCGCTGCCGCTGCCGGATCTGGGCGCCACCAATATCGTCCCGGTCGACTACGTGGCCGCCGCGATGGTCGAGCTGATCGGCCGCCCCGGGCTCGACAAGCGCACCTTCCACCTGGTCAATCCGCGGCCGCAGCCGTTCAGCGACATCTACGGCGCGCTCGCCCGCGCCGCCGGGGCGCCCGCCGGGCTGGGGCCGGTGCCGGGCAGCCACGGCGCCCTGCACGCCCTGGGCCGGCTGCCCGGCGTGCCGGTCGTGCGCGATTTCCTGTTGCAGCAGCTGGGAATTCCGGCGGAGGTGGCGCCGCACGTGGCGTTCGAGTCGGAGTTCGTCTCCGATTCCACCCGCGCCCAGCTGCGCGGCAGCGACATCACGGTGCCGCCGTTCCACGCCTACGCCGAGACGCTGTGGCGGTACTGGCGCGCGCATCTGGACCCGGACCGGGCGCGCCGCGACGAGAGCGGCGACCGGCTGCGGGGCCGCATCGTGCTGATCACGGGCGCGTCCTCCGGTATCGGGCTGGCCACCGCGCACGCGGTCGCCCGGCGCGGGGCCACGGTGCTGATGGTCGCCCGCAATGTCGAGGAGTTGGAGGCCGCGGCCGCCGCGGTGCGCGCCGAAGGCGGTGCGGCACAGGCGTACTCGTGCGACATCACCGACGAGAAGGCGGTCGAGGTGCTGGTCAAGCAGGTGCTGGCCGACCATCGGCACGTCGACTACGTGGTCAACAACGCGGGCCGCTCGATCCGCCGCTCGGTGCTCAATTCCACCGACCGCATGCACGATTTCGAGCGGACCATGGCGGTCAACTACTTCGGCGCGGTGCGGATGATCCTGGCGCTGCTGCCGTCCATGCGCGAGCGCCGGTTCGGGCACTTCGTGAACATCTCCTCGATCGCGGTGCAGACCAAGGTGCCCCGCTTCGCGGCCTACGTGGCGAGCAAGTCGGCGCTGGACACCTTCAGCGAAATCGCGGCGGTCGAAAACGCCGACGCGGGAATCACCTTCACCTCGGTCCGGATGCCCCTGGTCCGCACCCCCATGATCGCCCCCACCGACCTGTACCGCTCCATCCCCGTCCACACCCCCGCCCAGGCCGCCGACATCGTCCTGCGCGCCCTGGAAGAACGCCCCACCCGCATAGACACCCCCATCGGCACCTTCGCCCAATTCGTCGACACCCTCATGCCCTCGGTAAAGAAATCCATCCTCGCCCAGGGCTTCCACATGTTCGGCGAATCCCCAGCGGCCCAAACCACCGAGCCGAAACCCACTCCAACATCCGACGACCGAGCAACGCCGGAGCCCACGAAGAATCGCAGCCCCCTCCTCGCCCTGGCCCCGGTAGTCCAGCCCCTCATGGGCCTCCCCACCCCCGCCGCCCGCATCGCCAACCGAATCCCGGGTTTGCACTGGTAA
- a CDS encoding bifunctional metallophosphatase/5'-nucleotidase yields the protein MEARSRALGIGAALLSVVLLAGCGGAGSGGAPTTTAKAGGVPLVSTDNLPAAGPGEVHLFGINDLHGNLQPPTGSNGHVGSYVAGGAAYLSAHLARLKAKYPASAILSAGDNVSASPLVSALFHDEPTIEYLNSVGLAASSVGNHEFDHGVRELARLQQGGCALDGCSPGEPFTGAKFSYLAANVTDANGQLPPAMRPWTMIDVGGHKIGVVGVVTPTTANIVMPEGIRGYTFGDEVDAINKYVPQIEAAGAETVVALLHDGGAQQTHGGPVDYNGCTDVGSAVNDLAKRTDPAVRVLITGHTHQAYNCTIDGKVVTQAASYGRLITDITLRFHDGKVDAKAVNRVVTHDITPDPGAAKLVDFFTAQAEPRGKRVIGSSTGPLPNEGSPAGDSPLGDVIADSMLAALAPQQAVAALMNPGGVRADLSGGNITYEQAYTVQPFGNQVVGVSLTGRQLLAVLEQQWDNPTRPSVLSVAGIEYAYDDAAPKGHKVIADSVRIGGQPLNPVAVYLVSTNNFLASGGDGFTAFTQGRQTATGPTDLDALASYLASHGPVQPPASRIQRR from the coding sequence ATGGAAGCTCGTTCACGTGCTCTCGGGATCGGTGCCGCGCTGCTGAGTGTGGTCCTACTGGCAGGCTGCGGCGGAGCAGGGAGCGGGGGTGCGCCGACGACCACGGCCAAGGCGGGTGGGGTGCCGCTGGTGTCCACCGACAATCTGCCTGCCGCGGGGCCGGGTGAGGTGCATCTGTTCGGGATCAATGATCTGCACGGGAATCTGCAGCCGCCGACCGGTAGTAACGGTCATGTCGGTAGTTATGTGGCGGGCGGGGCCGCCTATCTCAGTGCTCATCTGGCTCGGTTGAAGGCGAAATATCCGGCGAGTGCGATTCTTTCGGCCGGGGACAATGTGAGTGCCAGCCCGCTGGTGTCGGCGCTGTTCCACGACGAGCCGACCATCGAGTACCTGAATTCGGTGGGACTGGCCGCCTCCTCGGTCGGCAATCACGAATTCGACCACGGCGTTCGGGAATTGGCGCGGCTGCAGCAGGGTGGGTGCGCCCTGGACGGCTGCTCGCCGGGCGAGCCCTTCACCGGGGCCAAGTTCTCGTATCTGGCCGCGAACGTCACCGACGCCAACGGCCAGCTGCCGCCCGCCATGCGTCCGTGGACCATGATCGACGTGGGCGGGCACAAGATCGGTGTGGTCGGTGTGGTGACCCCGACCACCGCGAATATCGTTATGCCCGAGGGCATTCGGGGCTACACCTTCGGCGACGAGGTCGACGCGATCAACAAGTACGTCCCGCAGATCGAGGCGGCGGGCGCGGAAACCGTTGTCGCCCTGCTGCACGACGGCGGCGCGCAGCAGACCCACGGCGGCCCCGTCGATTACAACGGCTGCACCGACGTCGGCTCAGCGGTGAACGATCTGGCCAAGCGCACCGATCCCGCGGTGCGCGTGCTGATCACCGGCCACACCCATCAGGCGTACAACTGCACCATCGACGGCAAGGTGGTCACCCAGGCGGCCTCCTACGGCCGCCTGATCACCGATATCACGCTGCGCTTCCACGACGGCAAGGTCGATGCGAAGGCCGTGAATCGCGTTGTCACCCATGACATCACGCCCGATCCGGGTGCGGCGAAGCTGGTCGACTTCTTCACCGCCCAGGCCGAGCCGCGCGGCAAGCGGGTGATCGGCAGCTCGACCGGGCCGCTGCCCAACGAGGGGTCCCCGGCGGGTGATTCGCCGCTCGGGGACGTGATCGCCGATTCGATGCTGGCCGCGCTGGCCCCGCAGCAGGCGGTGGCGGCGCTCATGAATCCCGGTGGCGTGCGGGCGGATCTGAGCGGCGGCAACATCACCTACGAGCAGGCCTACACCGTGCAGCCGTTCGGCAATCAGGTGGTCGGCGTCAGCCTCACCGGTCGGCAGCTGCTGGCCGTGCTGGAACAGCAGTGGGACAACCCGACCCGGCCGTCGGTGCTGTCGGTGGCGGGCATCGAGTACGCCTACGACGACGCCGCGCCGAAGGGGCACAAGGTGATCGCCGACAGCGTGCGCATCGGCGGGCAGCCGCTGAATCCCGTTGCGGTGTACCTGGTGTCGACCAACAACTTCCTCGCCTCGGGCGGGGACGGGTTCACCGCCTTCACCCAGGGGCGGCAGACCGCCACCGGCCCGACCGATCTCGACGCGCTCGCATCGTATCTGGCATCGCACGGCCCGGTTCAGCCCCCGGCGAGCCGAATTCAGCGGCGCTGA
- a CDS encoding WS/DGAT/MGAT family O-acyltransferase, whose product MERMTGLDASFLYLETETQLLHVCALVLLDPATGGEPYEFAALKQELGRRLHLVPTMRRRIHRVPFDLDHPVWVEDPSFDLDYHVHRVGIPSPGGERELAELVADIAAQQMDRGRPLWEMWVAEGLTDGRIAVIAKYHHAAMDGVTGTNVMAHLCDLQPGVRYPEPEDSQPHPVAAPNDLLLTAEGLARFPAKFGVVGMLPKTLATVGGLVRRRRNDEKGMAIPFTAPRTPFNRTITGHRAIAFTQAELADIKEIRAAFGVKVNDVVLAVVAGALREYLADRDELPDDSLIASVPVSVHATSRHERGVNKVSTLFCRLYTEVADPVRRVRLIAEANRGAKEEHDLLGADFLQDWAHYAPPNTFQVAARVYSSFKLAERHPVVHNLVISNVPGPQAPLYFLGYRVDSMYPFGPVFHGAGLNATVLSSGGHLDVGFIGCRELVPDIEKLAHAVHDAIADLRKAARR is encoded by the coding sequence ATGGAGCGCATGACCGGACTCGATGCGAGCTTTCTCTACCTGGAGACCGAGACCCAGCTGCTACACGTGTGCGCGCTGGTGCTGCTGGACCCCGCGACCGGCGGCGAGCCGTACGAATTCGCCGCGCTGAAACAGGAACTCGGGCGGCGGCTGCACCTGGTGCCGACCATGCGCCGCCGCATCCACCGGGTGCCGTTCGATCTCGATCATCCGGTGTGGGTCGAGGATCCGAGCTTCGATCTGGACTATCACGTGCATCGGGTCGGCATCCCGTCTCCGGGCGGTGAACGCGAGCTGGCCGAGTTGGTCGCGGATATCGCTGCGCAGCAGATGGATCGGGGGCGGCCGCTGTGGGAGATGTGGGTGGCCGAGGGGCTGACGGACGGACGGATCGCGGTCATCGCGAAATATCACCACGCCGCGATGGACGGCGTCACCGGCACCAATGTGATGGCGCACCTGTGCGATCTGCAGCCGGGCGTGCGCTATCCGGAGCCGGAGGATTCGCAGCCGCACCCGGTGGCCGCGCCGAACGATCTCCTGCTGACCGCCGAGGGGCTGGCGCGGTTTCCCGCCAAGTTCGGCGTCGTCGGAATGCTGCCCAAGACCCTCGCCACGGTCGGCGGTCTCGTGCGGCGGCGGCGAAACGACGAGAAGGGCATGGCGATTCCGTTCACCGCGCCGCGCACCCCGTTCAATCGCACCATCACCGGGCACCGGGCGATCGCGTTCACCCAGGCGGAGCTGGCCGATATCAAGGAGATTCGGGCGGCGTTCGGGGTGAAGGTCAACGATGTGGTGCTGGCCGTGGTCGCGGGCGCGCTGCGGGAGTATCTGGCCGATCGCGACGAACTGCCCGACGATTCGCTCATCGCCTCGGTGCCGGTGTCGGTGCACGCGACGAGTCGGCACGAGCGAGGTGTCAACAAGGTGTCGACGCTGTTCTGCCGCCTGTACACCGAGGTGGCCGATCCGGTGCGGCGGGTGCGGTTGATCGCGGAGGCCAATCGCGGCGCGAAGGAGGAGCACGATCTGCTCGGCGCGGATTTCCTTCAGGACTGGGCGCATTACGCGCCGCCGAACACCTTCCAGGTGGCGGCGCGGGTGTATTCTTCGTTCAAGTTGGCCGAGCGGCATCCGGTGGTGCACAACCTGGTGATCTCGAATGTGCCCGGGCCGCAGGCGCCGCTGTATTTCCTGGGCTACCGGGTGGATTCGATGTATCCGTTCGGGCCGGTGTTCCACGGCGCGGGGCTGAATGCGACGGTGCTGTCCTCGGGCGGGCACCTGGATGTGGGATTCATCGGCTGCCGCGAGCTGGTGCCCGATATCGAGAAGCTGGCCCACGCGGTGCACGACGCCATTGCCGACCTGCGCAAGGCCGCGCGACGCTGA
- a CDS encoding alpha/beta fold hydrolase yields MDRRLGERISRLTAVPAGRMVELVGRGSTYLVELTGPVGAPTVILLHGVATTAMLNWFPALAELALRYRVVLYDQRWHGHGIRSPRFDLDELADDVVAVADAVGVEKPLLAGYSMGGIVAQLVARRHPERVGGLVLCATTYRFQDKWRERAFHRVAGALGTALAQPMSRRVARASRRLPALPRTSWESGRMDRWALGELRATSGWAIAQAVAELGRFDSSPWLPTLRAPTAVVITTRDRALPVYRQLELAQLIPGAEIFPARAGHAACVLEADVFVPALLDACAAVADRR; encoded by the coding sequence ATGGATCGTCGTCTGGGTGAACGTATTTCGCGGCTGACCGCGGTGCCTGCGGGGCGGATGGTCGAGTTGGTGGGGCGGGGGAGTACGTATCTGGTGGAGTTGACGGGGCCGGTCGGTGCGCCGACGGTGATCCTGTTGCACGGGGTGGCGACTACCGCCATGTTGAATTGGTTTCCCGCGCTGGCCGAATTGGCGCTGCGGTATCGGGTGGTGCTCTACGACCAGCGGTGGCACGGGCATGGGATTCGTTCTCCCCGTTTCGATCTCGACGAGCTCGCCGATGATGTGGTCGCGGTCGCCGATGCGGTCGGAGTCGAGAAGCCGCTGCTGGCCGGGTATTCCATGGGCGGTATCGTCGCTCAGCTTGTCGCGCGGCGGCATCCGGAGCGGGTCGGTGGGCTCGTGCTGTGCGCCACCACCTACCGATTCCAGGACAAGTGGCGGGAACGCGCCTTCCACCGCGTCGCGGGCGCGCTGGGTACCGCACTGGCGCAACCGATGTCGCGCCGCGTCGCGCGGGCGAGCCGTCGCCTTCCGGCGCTGCCGCGGACCTCGTGGGAGAGCGGGCGCATGGATCGGTGGGCGCTGGGTGAGCTGCGGGCCACCAGTGGCTGGGCCATCGCGCAGGCCGTGGCCGAGCTCGGCCGCTTCGATTCGTCGCCGTGGCTGCCGACGCTGCGGGCGCCGACGGCCGTGGTGATCACCACCCGGGACCGGGCGCTGCCGGTCTATCGGCAACTGGAACTGGCGCAGCTGATTCCGGGCGCGGAGATCTTCCCCGCCCGGGCCGGGCACGCCGCGTGCGTCCTGGAGGCCGACGTGTTCGTCCCGGCGCTCCTGGACGCCTGCGCGGCGGTCGCCGACCGGCGGTGA
- a CDS encoding cutinase family protein, with protein MGDRKVLPFRICRIAGVFAAALVAGMLSPAPQAAAQGCAVVDVVVARGTQEPGYLGSEVGDPLLAALRAVLPTSVSAYRVDYPADLSNPGSVGEGSADLVAHVADRAAACPGQRFVLVGYSQGAVVVHTALGTGVTDAIPGAVRMDGDLGSRVAAVLLFGDPLRLIGQTVPGEFLGETGNYCAPGDPVCAGGGNPAAHLAYAGSIGAAANFVASRL; from the coding sequence ATGGGCGACCGAAAGGTGTTGCCGTTCAGGATATGTCGTATCGCCGGGGTATTCGCCGCCGCACTCGTGGCGGGCATGCTGTCTCCGGCGCCGCAGGCCGCCGCACAGGGGTGTGCGGTCGTGGATGTGGTGGTGGCCAGGGGAACTCAGGAACCCGGGTACCTCGGCAGCGAGGTCGGTGATCCGTTGCTCGCGGCGCTGCGGGCGGTGCTGCCGACCAGCGTGAGCGCCTACCGCGTCGACTATCCGGCCGATCTGAGCAACCCGGGCTCGGTGGGCGAGGGTAGCGCGGATCTCGTTGCGCACGTGGCGGATCGGGCCGCGGCCTGTCCGGGGCAGCGGTTCGTGCTGGTCGGCTACTCGCAGGGCGCGGTGGTGGTGCACACGGCGCTGGGCACCGGGGTCACCGACGCCATCCCCGGCGCGGTCCGGATGGACGGCGACCTGGGTTCGCGGGTGGCGGCGGTGCTGCTGTTCGGCGATCCGCTGCGGCTGATCGGCCAGACCGTGCCCGGCGAATTTCTCGGCGAGACCGGAAACTACTGTGCGCCGGGCGATCCGGTGTGCGCCGGGGGCGGCAACCCTGCGGCGCACCTCGCCTATGCCGGAAGCATCGGGGCCGCAGCGAATTTCGTGGCGTCGCGGTTGTAA